GCCCTCGTAGGTCCACGCGAACGCCGCATCCTCCAGGCGCGAGGTCGGCGTGAAGTGCGGTTCGCCCGCGTCGGGGTCGAAGGCGGCATAGTACACGACCGGCTTGAACACCGAGCCGGGCTGACGGGCAGCGTCGGTCGCGCGATTGAACTGGGTGATGCGGTAGTCGCGCCCGCCCACCATCGCCTTGATCTCGCCGGTCGCCGGGTGGATCGCGACGAGCGCCCCTTCGAGCTGCTCCTCGGGCTCGTCGCGACGCAGCTTCGGGTGGAGCCGCTCGAGCTCGGCGAGCCCGTCCCGCACGGCCGCCTCGGCGGCCGCCTGCATCTCCCCGTCGAGCGAGGTGAAGACGCGGAGGCCTTCGGCCGTCAACGCTTCCGGCGGATATGCGTTCTGCAGCTGACGCCGGACCGTATCCACGAAGTACGGGGCGTTGGTGCGGTCGGTCACGTACGGCCGGAGCGCGAGCGGCTCGGCGCGCGCGGCCTCCGCCTCCTGCGGCGTGATCGCGCCGTGCTCCGCCATCGCCGTGAGCACGACGTCGCGCCGCGCCTGCGCCCGCATCGGGCTCCGGAAGGGCGAGTTGGCGTTGGGCGCGCGGATGAGACCCGCGAGGAGCGCCGTCTCGCCGATCGTGAGATCGGAGAGCTGCTTTCCGAAGTAGAACTGCGCGGCTTCGGCCACGCCGAAGATCCCCTTGGCCCCACTCTGCCCGAGGTAGATCTCGTTGAGATAGTGCTCGAGGATCTGCTCCTTCGCGTAGCGCCGCTCGGTGACGATCGCCATGAGGAGCTCGCGCGCCTTGCGGCTCCACGTGCGCTCCTCCGTCAGGAAGAAGTTCTTCATCAGCTGCTGCGTGAGCGTGCTGCCCCCCTCGACGACGCGGCCGGCGGCGACGTTCCGCACGAGGGCTCGCACGACCCCCCGCACGTCGATGGCGCCGTGCTCGAAGAACCGGCTGTCCTCGGCAGCGAGAACCGCTTGCACCAAGCGCGGCGGGATCTCGGCGAGCGTCACCACGGAGCGCTCCTCCCACACCTGATCGTAGAGCCCGGCGAGCGGCTCGGGCTCGAGCCGCGCGTCGAAGACCTCCTCGTCGGTCACGAGGTCGCCGATACGGGTGACGACGCCGTGATCGAGCGTCAGGCGGAGCGCGCGGCCGGTCTCGGGATGAAGCGGATAGCGGAACGCGTGCAGGTGGACGTCGAGCGACTCGCCGCCGGGATCGCGGTGGAACTCGCCGCGGCCGCGCACGACGTCGACCTCGCGATACCCGAGGCGCTTCAAGCGCTCGAGCACCCCCGTTCCGGCGATCTCGAGCCCGGGATAGAGCGCGAAGGCGCCCGTGTAGACGCGCGACGGCACCGCCCAGGCGCGGCCGTCGAGCTTCGCCGCGACGGTGCGCTCGAGGGTGCGATACGCGGCCGTGGCGTAGACGAGCGCGGCGGCCGCCAGCGACGCCGGCACCGCGAACGCGATCCAGCGACGAGAGCGCGGCGGCCTCATGGGGATCGACCACCGGGACCGGCGCGCGCGGGGCGCGGCGCGATCCCGGCGCTCGCGCTCATGTGGGGGGCTTCAACGCCAAGAAGATCGTGTTGTCGCCGCGGCGGACCAACAAGAGCACGTTCTTGCCCTTCTCGACCTTCTTGAGCGCGGCCTTGTAGTCGCCGACGTCCTCGACGGCCTGCCGGTTCACCTCCAGGATCACGTCGCCGCGCCGGATGCCCGCCTCGTCCGCGGCCGAGCCGGACTCGACGCTGCTCACGACGACGCCCTTGGTCTCGGTGACGCCGAGGTTCTCGGCGATCTCCGGCGTGAGCGTCTGGACGCTCAGCCCGAGCTTCTCGCTGTCGCCCGCGCTCGCGAGCTGCGCCTCGTCGTCCTGGAGCTCGGCGATCGTGACCGTGAACTCCATCGACTCCTTGTCGCGCATCACCTTGAGGGTGACCTGCTTGTCGAGCGGTGTGCGCGCGACCAGCATCGGCAGCTCGTTCGACTCGCTCACCGGATGGCCGTCGAACTCGACGATGACATCGCCCACCTTCACGCCGGCCGCCGCGGCGGGGCCGCTGGCGACGACGTCGGCCACGAGCGCGCCACGCGCCTGATCGAGGCCGAGCGACTCGGCGATCTCGGGCGTCACCTTCTGGATGAGCACGCCGAGCCAGCCGCGCGTGACCTTGCCCTTCTCGCGCAGCTGCGGAACCAGCTCCTTCGCAAGATTCACCGGAATCGCGAAGCCGATGCCGATGTTGCCGCCGGTGCGGCTGAAGATCGCCGAGTTGATCCCCACCACCTCGCCCCGCAGGTTCAGCAGCGGCCCCCCGGAATTGCCGGGATTGATGGCGGCGTCGGTCTGAATGTAGTCGTCGTAGTTGCCGGCGCCGATGAAGCGTCCCTTGGCGCTCACGATACCCGACGTTACGGAGTGGTCGAGGCCGAACGGATTGCCGATCGCCATCACCCACTCACCGACGCGCAGCGTGTCGGAGTCGCCGAGCGTCACGGCCGTGAGGCCGCTCACGCCGTCGATCTTCAGCAACGCGAGGTCGGTCTTCGGATCCTTGCCGACGAGGGTCGCCTTGTGCTCCTGCTCGTTGTCGAGGCGGACGACGATCTCGTCGGCGTTCTCGACCACGTGGTTGTTGGTGAGGATGTAGCCCTCGGGGTCGATGACGAAGCCCGAGCCGAGGCTGCGTTGCGGCTGCTGCCGCTGCCGCGGGCCCGGACCGAAGAAGCGCTCGAAGGGCTCGGTGAAGTCGCGCGGATCGCCTTCGCCGAAGGGCCATTGCGGACCGGGTTGACCGGGGCCGCGGAAGCGCGGCGTGTCCGCCTGCTCCGTGCGCTGCGCACGCGTCGAGATGTTGACGACGACGGGGCTCAGCCGTTCCGCGAGCGAGGCGAAATCGGGCGCGATGATCACCGCGCCCGTCGCCGGCGCGACGAGTCCGGCGGGGCTCGGCGCCGACGCCTCCGCGACGGGAGCGTTCGCGGCCGGCGCGCGCGCGATCGCGGGCTTCGCCGCCGGCGCCCCGACCGTACCCTGTTTGCGCCCCGGCAAGCCGAACTGCAACGTCGCGGCAACGCCGACGATGATGCCGATCGCGAGCGCGAGCAGCGCTCCCCTCATGGTACGCACCGTGAATTCACCTCCTGGAGCGCCGCGGTGGAGCGATCCGACGCGGCCGCGATTCGGCTCGCCCCCGCGATTTCGTCCATCACCGGGGCTGGTTGCCAGCACACCGCCTCTCGAACTACCCGAATGCGGGGGCTAGCGTTTACGGGACACCTCGACGTAGCGCATGCGCAGATCGTAGAGCATCGACGAGAGCAGCTGGTCCTCGGCGGGCTCGAGATTGCCCGTCGTCTTGTCGCGCAGGACACCGAGCAGGTCGATCATCTGCTTCGCGGCCGACAGATCCGATCCGTGCGGCGCTTCCGGACCCGGAATCTCCCCGAGGTGCATGAGGGCCTGCGTGGAGAGGCCCATGACGAACGTCGTGAAGTTGATCTCGTGCGGCGGCGGCTCGCCGTCCGCGGGGCGCTGCGGCTCGGCCGCGGCCGCCGACACGGGCTCGGGCGCCGGTGCCCCACGCTTCTCTTCGGCCGGCTCCGCGCCGTCCACGAACCGACGCCGATCGGAAACCTTGAAGCCGCGCGACGGCTGCCCTTCTTCGTCCTTGCCCATCTTGGCGTCTACCTGGCCGCGTGCCCGAGCTCGGCAGCGACCCGTTGCAGCCGCTCGATGCGTTGCTCGAGCGGCGGGTGAGTGCTGAAGAGATTCTGCAGCATCGAAGCGCGCAGCGGATTGACGATGAACATATGCGCCGTCTGCGGGCTCGCGTCGAGGGGGATCGCGGCCGAACCGCCCGCGATCTTGCGCAGCGCCGAGGCCAGCGCCTCCGGATCGCGCACGAGCCGCGCGCCGGTGTCGTCCGCCTGGAACTCCCGCGACCGCGAAATCGCCATCTGGATCAGCATCGCGGCGAGCGGCGCGAGGATCATCGTGACGACGAGGCCGAGCGCGCCGCCGCCCTGGTCCCGCTCCTCGCGGCGGCCGCCGCCGAACAGCATCGCCCATTGCGCCATCCGGGCGAGCATCATGATCGCGCCCGCGAGCGTCGCGGCGATCGAGCTGATGAGGATGTCGCGGTTGGTGACGTGGGCGAGCTCGTGCGCCAGCACGCCCTGCAGCTCGCGCCGCGTGAGCAGTCGGCGGATGCCCGCCGTCACCGCAACGGCCGCATGGTGCGGGTTCCGGCCCGTCGCGAACGCGTTCGGCGACTCGCTCGGGATCAGGAAGAGCCGCGGCATCGGCATCTGGTTCTGCTGCGCCAACGTCTTCACGATGGCGTACAGCTCGGGGTCGTCTTGCTCGCGAATCTCCTGCCCGCCGTACATGGCGATGACGATCCGATCGGAGAACCAGTAGCTTCCGAAGTTCATGACCGCGGCGAACACGAGGGCCGTCGCAGCTCCCTGGGGCCCCCCGAGCAACTGCCCGATCCAGACGATCAATCCGGTGAGCGCGGCGAGGAGCACTGTCGTACGCAACGTATTGTTCATGGGGCGACCTCGATGACGCGATGACGAATCCCGGGCGGGTGTTTCGGCCAGACGCCGGATCGGGGCGAGTGGCGGAGGACGCGGAGCACCCGCACCGGCGCGGCAAATGTGACCATGCGATGGATTCGCGGGGACGCTAATGCCGGGGCTTGGGGGTGTCAAGCTACGGTGGCGCTTTGAGCGAACCGAGACGCGACCGGACCTCGCGTACGACCGCGTCGAGGGCGCGTCGCCCGACCTCGACCGCCTCCAGCCGGCCGCCGAGCGGGCGCCAGCGCGCCGCCCGCGTCTCCGTGAACAGCACCACGCCGGCGCGCGCGAGCGCACCCGCGAGGTGGCTCATGCCCGAATCGTTGCCGAGCCAGCGCGGGGCGCTCGCGATCAACGCCGCGGCATCCGTGATGGCGAGGTGGACGAGCGGCGGCCGTCCGAACGCGCGCCACGTGCCGGCGCGTGCCTCCTCCGCCGGGCCGAGCAGCACGACGACCTCGCCGCCCGCCGCCTCCCAGGCATCGGCGACGCGGCGGAAGCCCTCGAGCGCCCACACCTTCCCGGGAGCGCCCGCGCCGGGGTGCAGTACGAGGCGGCGCGCCTCCGGCCCCCGCCACGGAAGCGGCAGCGACGACGGCGGCGCCGTCGCGCGCGGTACGCCGACGCGCGGCACGACGCCGAGCGCGGTCGCGTAGTCGACGCTCGCATGGTGCGGCGCGTCCGCGCGCGGAACCTCGTGGAGCGCGAACGGAACACCGAGCGCCGCCAGCCGAC
This genomic stretch from Deltaproteobacteria bacterium harbors:
- a CDS encoding PBP1A family penicillin-binding protein, with amino-acid sequence MRPPRSRRWIAFAVPASLAAAALVYATAAYRTLERTVAAKLDGRAWAVPSRVYTGAFALYPGLEIAGTGVLERLKRLGYREVDVVRGRGEFHRDPGGESLDVHLHAFRYPLHPETGRALRLTLDHGVVTRIGDLVTDEEVFDARLEPEPLAGLYDQVWEERSVVTLAEIPPRLVQAVLAAEDSRFFEHGAIDVRGVVRALVRNVAAGRVVEGGSTLTQQLMKNFFLTEERTWSRKARELLMAIVTERRYAKEQILEHYLNEIYLGQSGAKGIFGVAEAAQFYFGKQLSDLTIGETALLAGLIRAPNANSPFRSPMRAQARRDVVLTAMAEHGAITPQEAEAARAEPLALRPYVTDRTNAPYFVDTVRRQLQNAYPPEALTAEGLRVFTSLDGEMQAAAEAAVRDGLAELERLHPKLRRDEPEEQLEGALVAIHPATGEIKAMVGGRDYRITQFNRATDAARQPGSVFKPVVYYAAFDPDAGEPHFTPTSRLEDAAFAWTYEGRTWTPGNYKDRYRGMVTAREALEDSLNAATARLAFEIGLPRVLDAAEHLGFPGPLPALPAIVLGGLETTPLVVAEVYAVFASQGQRTTPRAITQVADERDTLIEGRPLDIASVVSPQATYLVTHVLEGAIDRGTGSAARTLGFRIPAAGKTGTTNDYGDAWFAGYTPDLVTVVWVGFDRRQSLGLSGAQAALPIWSAFMRRATAGRPARDFEVPQGIVLATVDPESGGRATAACPRTVVEAFLEADAPTADCPLHGGAALDERGTPGAGDESEPPRPKGGGLWRRWFGR
- a CDS encoding DegQ family serine endoprotease, with the translated sequence MRGALLALAIGIIVGVAATLQFGLPGRKQGTVGAPAAKPAIARAPAANAPVAEASAPSPAGLVAPATGAVIIAPDFASLAERLSPVVVNISTRAQRTEQADTPRFRGPGQPGPQWPFGEGDPRDFTEPFERFFGPGPRQRQQPQRSLGSGFVIDPEGYILTNNHVVENADEIVVRLDNEQEHKATLVGKDPKTDLALLKIDGVSGLTAVTLGDSDTLRVGEWVMAIGNPFGLDHSVTSGIVSAKGRFIGAGNYDDYIQTDAAINPGNSGGPLLNLRGEVVGINSAIFSRTGGNIGIGFAIPVNLAKELVPQLREKGKVTRGWLGVLIQKVTPEIAESLGLDQARGALVADVVASGPAAAAGVKVGDVIVEFDGHPVSESNELPMLVARTPLDKQVTLKVMRDKESMEFTVTIAELQDDEAQLASAGDSEKLGLSVQTLTPEIAENLGVTETKGVVVSSVESGSAADEAGIRRGDVILEVNRQAVEDVGDYKAALKKVEKGKNVLLLVRRGDNTIFLALKPPT
- a CDS encoding DUF1844 domain-containing protein, whose protein sequence is MGKDEEGQPSRGFKVSDRRRFVDGAEPAEEKRGAPAPEPVSAAAAEPQRPADGEPPPHEINFTTFVMGLSTQALMHLGEIPGPEAPHGSDLSAAKQMIDLLGVLRDKTTGNLEPAEDQLLSSMLYDLRMRYVEVSRKR
- the htpX gene encoding zinc metalloprotease HtpX, coding for MNNTLRTTVLLAALTGLIVWIGQLLGGPQGAATALVFAAVMNFGSYWFSDRIVIAMYGGQEIREQDDPELYAIVKTLAQQNQMPMPRLFLIPSESPNAFATGRNPHHAAVAVTAGIRRLLTRRELQGVLAHELAHVTNRDILISSIAATLAGAIMMLARMAQWAMLFGGGRREERDQGGGALGLVVTMILAPLAAMLIQMAISRSREFQADDTGARLVRDPEALASALRKIAGGSAAIPLDASPQTAHMFIVNPLRASMLQNLFSTHPPLEQRIERLQRVAAELGHAAR